A portion of the Jaculus jaculus isolate mJacJac1 chromosome 5, mJacJac1.mat.Y.cur, whole genome shotgun sequence genome contains these proteins:
- the Dnali1 gene encoding axonemal dynein light intermediate polypeptide 1: MIPPSDSLLKYDTPVLVSRNTEKRSPKARPLKVSSQQPGPSSSGPIPQPPKAKLPSTSCVPDPTKQAEEILNAILPPREWVEDTQLWIQQVSSTPSTRIDVVHLQEQMDLKLQQRQARETGICPVRRELYSQCFDELIREVTINCAERGLLLLRVRDEIRMTIAAYQTLYESSVAFGMRKALQAEQGKSDMERKIADLETEKRDLERQVNEQKAKCEATEKRESERRQVEEKKHNEEIQFLKRTNQQLKAQLEGIIAPKK; this comes from the exons ATGATTCCCCCATCAGACTCTCTGCTCAAATATGACACCCCAGTGTTGGTGAGCCGGAACACAGAGAAACGGAGCCCCAAG GCTCGGCCACTCAAAGTCAGTTCTCAGCAGCCGGGACCCTCCTCCAGTGGTCCCATTCCACAGCCACCCAAGGCCAAGCTACCCTCAACATCCTGTGTCCCAGATCCTACCAAGCAAGCAGAGGAAATTTTGAATGCCATCCTACCCCCAAG GGAGTGGGTAGAAGACACACAGCTATGGATCCAGCAGGTGTCCAGCACGCCCAGCACCAGGATCGACGTGGTGCACCTCCAGGAGCAGATGGACCTGAAGCTGCAGCAGCGGCAAGCCAGAGAGACGGGCATCTGTCCTGTCCGCAGAGAGCTCTACTCACAGTGCTTCG ATGAACTGATCCGGGAGGTCACCATCAACTGTGCAGAGAGGGGGCTGCTGTTGCTGCGTGTGCGGGATGAGATCCGCATGACCATCGCTGCCTACCAGACCTTGTACGAGAGCAGTGTGGCGTTTGGCATGAGGAAGGCACTACAGGCCGAACAGGGGAAGTCAGACATGGAGAGGAAA ATTGCAGATttggagacagaaaagagagatttGGAGAGGCAAGTGAACGAGCAGAAGGCAAAATGTGAGGCCACAGAGAAGCGGGAGAGTGAGAGGCGACAGGTGGAGGAGAAGAAGCACAACGAGGAGATCCAGTTTCTGAAGCGGACCAATCAGCAGCTGAAG gcCCAACTGGAAGGCATTATCGCACCAAAGAAGTGA